From a single Labrenzia sp. PHM005 genomic region:
- the kdsA gene encoding 3-deoxy-8-phosphooctulonate synthase, with product MTEANRTVKVGDVSFSNTAPFSLIAGPCQLESRDHAMECAAAVKEIAGGLGIPVVYKSSFDKANRTSLSATRGIGLNEALPIFAEIKETFGLPVLTDIHNAEQCAPVAEVVDVLQIPAFLCRQTDLLVAAAETGAVVNVKKGQFLAPWDMKNVLRKVTDSGNPNVLLTERGASFGYNTLVSDMRSLPIMAETGAPVVFDATHSVQQPGGLGGSSGGDRAMVAVLARAAVAVGVGGVFIETHPDPENTTSSDGPNMIALRNLGALLSELKAIDAVVKKSAGASA from the coding sequence ATGACCGAGGCAAACCGCACCGTAAAAGTGGGGGACGTTTCCTTCAGCAACACTGCGCCGTTCAGCCTGATCGCCGGCCCTTGCCAGCTCGAAAGCCGCGATCACGCGATGGAATGCGCGGCAGCAGTTAAGGAAATCGCAGGCGGTCTTGGCATTCCGGTCGTTTACAAGAGCTCCTTTGACAAAGCGAACCGCACGTCCTTGTCAGCCACCCGCGGCATTGGCTTAAACGAAGCCCTGCCGATATTCGCCGAAATTAAAGAGACATTTGGGCTGCCGGTCCTGACAGACATTCACAATGCCGAGCAATGTGCTCCGGTTGCCGAGGTCGTCGATGTATTGCAGATCCCGGCCTTCTTGTGCCGTCAGACGGATCTGCTTGTTGCTGCGGCTGAAACCGGTGCAGTGGTGAATGTCAAAAAAGGTCAGTTTCTGGCGCCCTGGGACATGAAAAATGTTCTGCGCAAAGTGACGGACTCGGGCAATCCGAACGTGCTTCTGACCGAACGCGGGGCAAGTTTTGGTTACAATACGCTGGTCAGCGATATGCGTTCCTTGCCGATTATGGCGGAAACCGGTGCGCCAGTTGTGTTTGATGCGACGCACTCTGTCCAGCAGCCAGGCGGACTCGGTGGATCATCTGGCGGCGACCGAGCGATGGTTGCGGTCCTTGCCCGGGCGGCGGTGGCCGTGGGCGTCGGCGGTGTCTTCATCGAAACCCATCCGGATCCGGAAAATACAACATCATCTGATGGCCCGAACATGATTGCCCTTCGAAATCTCGGTGCTTTGCTGAGCGAACTGAAGGCAATTGATGCCGTCGTTAAAAAATCTGCAGGCGCATCTGCCTGA
- the galU gene encoding UTP--glucose-1-phosphate uridylyltransferase GalU, translating to MTKPIRKAVLPVAGLGTRFLPATKAVPKEMLTIVDRPIIQYVVDEARAAGIEHIVFVTGRNKQVIEDHFDVAYELEDTLKSRNKTAALDLLEKHRPVPGSTSFTRQQAPLGLGHAIWCARDIIGDEPFAILLPDVIIKSEVSCLKQMVDLYNTTGGNIIAVEEVPEDQTQNYGIVELSDKINGNADKITNMVEKPAPGSAPSNLMITGRYILQPQIFDLLSNQATGAGGEIQLTDSMLKLMEEQSFASVKFEGRSFDCGSKAGFLSANIAFGLDDPKLAKEILPFMQEMIDQPAAAE from the coding sequence ATGACGAAACCGATCCGCAAAGCCGTTCTTCCTGTCGCGGGGCTTGGCACACGTTTCCTTCCGGCCACAAAGGCAGTCCCCAAGGAAATGCTGACCATCGTTGACCGCCCGATCATTCAGTACGTGGTCGATGAAGCGCGGGCGGCCGGCATTGAGCATATCGTTTTTGTCACCGGCCGGAACAAACAGGTGATCGAGGATCACTTCGATGTCGCCTATGAGCTTGAAGACACCCTGAAGTCCCGCAACAAAACAGCTGCCCTGGATCTTCTGGAAAAACATCGCCCGGTACCGGGGTCCACAAGCTTCACCCGCCAGCAAGCCCCGCTCGGACTTGGTCACGCGATCTGGTGCGCGCGCGATATCATTGGCGACGAACCTTTTGCGATCCTGCTTCCGGATGTGATCATCAAATCGGAAGTCAGTTGCCTGAAACAGATGGTCGATCTTTATAACACCACTGGCGGCAACATCATCGCCGTTGAAGAGGTCCCGGAAGACCAGACGCAGAACTACGGCATTGTGGAATTGTCTGACAAGATCAACGGCAATGCGGACAAGATCACCAACATGGTCGAAAAACCAGCTCCGGGCTCAGCGCCGTCCAATCTAATGATCACCGGGCGTTACATCCTACAGCCGCAGATATTTGATTTGCTGTCCAATCAGGCCACTGGTGCCGGCGGCGAAATCCAGCTCACCGACAGCATGCTCAAACTCATGGAAGAGCAATCCTTTGCTTCAGTCAAATTCGAAGGCCGGAGTTTTGACTGCGGCTCTAAAGCCGGTTTTTTGAGCGCCAACATAGCGTTTGGCCTCGACGATCCGAAACTTGCCAAAGAAATCCTGCCTTTCATGCAAGAAATGATCGATCAACCGGCTGCGGCTGAATAA
- a CDS encoding DUF4864 domain-containing protein, protein MAASQFQKIAAAALLGACLSFSPASASDSTDSSLFQSIIKDQMSAFAAGDAKAAFSYATRSLQQKFQTPEFFMEMVRQGYRPVYEPQSVTFGRSKVTKYGPTQEVYVTGPKGQNWLALYAFEQQNDGGWRISGCYLTKSEGFAA, encoded by the coding sequence ATGGCAGCCTCTCAGTTCCAAAAAATCGCAGCAGCCGCACTGTTGGGCGCCTGCTTGTCGTTTAGCCCCGCTTCGGCAAGTGACAGCACAGACAGCTCGCTGTTTCAATCCATTATCAAAGACCAAATGAGCGCCTTCGCCGCTGGCGATGCCAAGGCCGCTTTTTCATATGCAACACGTTCGCTCCAACAAAAATTCCAAACGCCGGAATTCTTTATGGAGATGGTCCGTCAAGGTTACCGGCCAGTCTATGAGCCCCAAAGTGTGACTTTTGGCCGTTCGAAAGTGACGAAATACGGCCCGACGCAGGAAGTCTATGTCACTGGACCAAAGGGCCAGAACTGGCTCGCACTTTATGCCTTTGAACAGCAAAATGATGGCGGCTGGCGGATTTCCGGGTGCTATTTGACCAAATCCGAAGGTTTTGCGGCTTAA
- a CDS encoding ABC transporter substrate-binding protein — MVKSAILIKGVVFAQLLLTLTGLRAAEITTFYQDSYPKYIQTDGGFGGLCMDLIAAVETKIGSKVVNKGVPDNAFRPLKRIQVDIEQGNIDVFFCLAKNSKREKLFDYISTPLYEVNHVVAVRSGEHVDIQNLDDIRDLTSATILTNFGTATERFLNSQIGLTVDATADSLELNLRKLLLGRGEFVYFHDIGLYSTIRQKFPKEELDVLPAKFRSYYHYLVVSKEAPNGLRETLEKAIRELNQDGTLATIIKKYKTIEESPDGS; from the coding sequence ATGGTGAAGTCCGCGATCCTAATTAAAGGCGTTGTGTTTGCGCAGCTTCTGCTGACTCTGACAGGGCTCAGAGCCGCAGAAATTACGACATTCTATCAGGACAGTTATCCGAAATACATCCAAACCGACGGTGGATTTGGCGGTCTATGCATGGACTTGATCGCAGCGGTAGAAACAAAAATCGGCTCGAAAGTCGTCAACAAGGGGGTACCTGACAACGCCTTCCGGCCTCTGAAACGTATTCAGGTAGACATTGAACAAGGAAACATCGATGTCTTCTTTTGCCTGGCAAAAAACAGCAAACGGGAAAAGCTATTCGACTACATTTCCACGCCGCTCTACGAAGTCAATCATGTGGTCGCGGTTCGTTCCGGCGAACACGTAGACATTCAAAATCTGGACGATATTCGTGACCTTACATCGGCAACCATCTTAACAAATTTCGGCACTGCAACAGAACGGTTTCTAAACAGCCAGATTGGTTTGACTGTCGATGCGACTGCAGATTCTTTGGAACTCAATTTGCGTAAGTTACTGCTGGGCCGCGGTGAATTTGTCTATTTTCATGACATAGGGCTCTACAGCACGATCCGCCAGAAATTTCCGAAAGAGGAGCTGGACGTTCTTCCGGCCAAATTCCGGAGCTATTATCACTATCTGGTCGTCTCCAAGGAAGCGCCAAACGGCCTAAGGGAGACATTGGAAAAGGCTATACGGGAATTGAACCAGGACGGCACCCTCGCCACGATCATCAAGAAATACAAGACTATCGAAGAAAGTCCTGACGGCAGTTAA
- a CDS encoding ABC transporter substrate-binding protein has product MWNKLRPITPAIQAGLFIGGMLITSGVQATEVTTVYQDSFPKYIDSGDKVSGLCIELIHAVEKKLGDVTFVGKPSGDQFRPLKRIEVEVANGTIDVFFCMAKNSRRADLFDYIRTPLYEVNHVVAVRKGEHQNIKEFGDIRRLGNVSILTNFGSATARFLSKQGGLNVDSSGQTLDQNLKKLIVGRGEFVYFHDIGLYSTIREKFKDEPLEVLPARFHSYHHYLVISKKAPVGLRDRLESAIADLHNDGTLESIVQKYKTAKTVAGGG; this is encoded by the coding sequence ATGTGGAACAAACTTCGCCCAATCACACCGGCCATTCAGGCTGGTCTCTTCATCGGTGGCATGCTGATAACCTCAGGAGTGCAGGCGACCGAGGTTACTACAGTTTATCAAGACAGCTTTCCAAAATACATCGACTCTGGAGACAAAGTTTCCGGTTTGTGCATCGAACTAATACATGCAGTCGAAAAGAAACTTGGTGACGTCACTTTTGTTGGAAAACCGTCTGGAGATCAGTTCCGCCCTCTCAAACGAATTGAGGTCGAGGTCGCAAATGGAACCATTGATGTGTTTTTCTGCATGGCAAAAAACTCCAGGCGTGCGGATTTGTTCGATTACATACGAACACCCCTTTATGAGGTTAATCACGTTGTCGCAGTTCGCAAAGGTGAACATCAAAATATAAAGGAATTTGGAGATATCCGTAGGTTAGGAAACGTCTCTATTCTTACGAATTTCGGATCTGCCACCGCACGTTTTTTATCAAAACAAGGCGGGTTAAATGTCGACTCTAGCGGTCAAACCCTCGATCAAAATTTGAAAAAACTCATCGTCGGACGAGGCGAGTTTGTGTATTTCCATGACATAGGTCTCTACAGCACAATTCGCGAGAAATTCAAGGATGAACCGCTAGAAGTGCTGCCCGCCAGGTTCCACAGTTACCACCACTATCTTGTCATATCAAAGAAAGCGCCAGTGGGATTGAGAGACCGATTGGAAAGTGCCATTGCTGACCTACATAACGATGGCACACTTGAGTCTATTGTCCAGAAATATAAAACGGCGAAAACCGTCGCGGGTGGAGGTTGA
- the tgt gene encoding tRNA guanosine(34) transglycosylase Tgt, which translates to MTDTQKKFGFKLIATDGLARRGEITTPHGVVRTPAFMPVGTQATVKAMFTDHVRETGADVVLGNTYHLMLRPTAERVDRLGGLHKFMNWPHTILTDSGGFQVMSLAQLRKLDEDGVRFQSHIDGSKHHLTPERSIEIQGLLGSDIQMQLDECIKLPSPKEEVQRAMELSLRWAARSRAQFESMGGPSKGQGLYGIVQGGDVPDLRVRSAEELGKMPFEGYSVGGLAVGEPQEVMLKMLDITTPVMPVDKPRYLMGVGTPDDLLESVKRGIDQFDCVMPTRAGRHGLAYTRFGKVNLKNARHQDDPRPLDEEAACPATSTYSRAYLHHLFRAGEALSGMLLTWNNIAYYQTLMQGMRDAIEEGRFEDFYAKTKEDWARGDIEAL; encoded by the coding sequence ATGACAGATACACAGAAGAAATTCGGTTTTAAGCTGATCGCGACTGATGGCCTGGCCAGACGCGGTGAAATCACAACACCGCATGGTGTGGTGCGAACCCCGGCCTTCATGCCGGTTGGCACGCAGGCAACCGTCAAGGCAATGTTCACCGATCATGTCCGGGAAACCGGCGCCGATGTTGTGCTCGGCAATACCTATCACTTGATGCTGCGGCCAACCGCAGAGCGCGTCGATCGTCTCGGCGGGCTGCACAAGTTTATGAACTGGCCGCATACGATCCTCACGGACAGCGGCGGCTTTCAGGTGATGTCATTGGCACAGTTGCGCAAACTGGATGAGGATGGTGTCCGCTTTCAAAGTCATATCGACGGCAGCAAGCACCACCTGACACCGGAGCGGTCGATCGAAATTCAGGGCCTTCTGGGATCAGACATCCAGATGCAGTTGGATGAATGCATCAAACTGCCGAGCCCGAAGGAAGAAGTTCAACGCGCCATGGAGCTGTCTCTGCGGTGGGCCGCAAGGTCGCGCGCACAGTTCGAATCCATGGGCGGGCCCAGCAAAGGGCAGGGGCTTTATGGCATCGTTCAGGGCGGCGATGTGCCGGATTTGCGTGTTCGCTCAGCCGAAGAGCTCGGCAAGATGCCGTTTGAAGGCTACTCGGTTGGCGGTCTCGCTGTGGGCGAACCGCAAGAGGTGATGCTGAAGATGCTCGACATCACAACGCCGGTGATGCCGGTCGACAAACCCCGTTATCTGATGGGAGTCGGTACGCCGGATGATCTTTTGGAGAGTGTCAAACGGGGCATCGATCAGTTCGACTGCGTGATGCCGACGCGCGCCGGGCGCCATGGTCTGGCCTATACGCGTTTCGGCAAGGTCAACTTGAAGAATGCCCGCCACCAGGACGATCCGCGCCCGCTTGATGAAGAAGCTGCTTGCCCGGCAACGAGCACCTACAGCCGCGCTTATCTGCACCACCTATTCCGCGCAGGTGAGGCACTGTCAGGAATGCTGCTGACCTGGAACAACATCGCCTATTACCAGACGCTGATGCAGGGTATGCGCGACGCGATTGAGGAAGGCCGTTTCGAAGATTTCTATGCCAAGACCAAGGAAGACTGGGCCCGCGGTGATATTGAAGCGCTCTAG
- the queA gene encoding tRNA preQ1(34) S-adenosylmethionine ribosyltransferase-isomerase QueA, with amino-acid sequence MRVDQFDFDLPNERIALRPIRPRDAARMLVVRPDNDPVLGDQGVRDLPSLLEPGDALVFNDTKVIPAQLEGKRLRGDIEAGIGATLHLRSGPDRWKAFVRPAKKLQIDDLVVFEGNGTRLTATVAEKADGGEVLLVFDRSGPDLDVAIAEVGHIPLPPYIAQKRGEDAQDRKDYQTIFAEKDGAVAAPTAGLHFTPDLLDAIKARGIEMHRVTLHVGAGTFLPVKADSTEDHNMHAEWGEVSEETAAALQAVKARGNKVVSIGTTSLRILESSARETGVIAAFSGETSIFITPGYRFKAIDALMTNFHLPRSTLFMLVSALSGLDTMRAAYTHAIENEYRFYSYGDASLLFPAKGADQDMSS; translated from the coding sequence ATGCGCGTCGATCAGTTTGACTTTGACCTTCCCAATGAACGGATCGCGTTGCGGCCCATCCGCCCACGCGATGCCGCCCGTATGCTTGTAGTCCGGCCAGACAACGATCCGGTGTTAGGCGATCAGGGCGTGCGCGATTTGCCAAGCCTTTTAGAGCCTGGTGATGCACTGGTTTTCAACGATACCAAAGTAATCCCGGCTCAGCTGGAAGGAAAACGGCTGCGCGGTGATATCGAGGCCGGTATCGGTGCGACACTTCATTTGCGCTCCGGTCCGGATCGCTGGAAAGCCTTTGTGCGGCCGGCGAAAAAACTGCAGATCGACGACCTGGTTGTTTTTGAAGGCAATGGCACCCGTTTGACCGCGACAGTTGCCGAAAAGGCAGACGGGGGCGAAGTGCTGCTGGTGTTTGACCGTTCGGGCCCGGATCTGGATGTGGCGATCGCAGAAGTCGGCCATATTCCGCTGCCGCCTTATATCGCGCAAAAGCGCGGTGAAGATGCACAAGACCGGAAGGACTATCAAACCATCTTTGCCGAGAAGGACGGTGCGGTTGCTGCGCCGACCGCTGGACTGCATTTTACGCCGGATCTTCTGGATGCCATCAAGGCCAGAGGCATCGAGATGCACCGGGTGACCTTGCACGTTGGCGCGGGCACGTTTTTACCAGTTAAAGCGGACAGCACCGAAGACCACAATATGCACGCAGAATGGGGCGAAGTTTCCGAAGAAACAGCGGCCGCTCTCCAAGCCGTCAAAGCCCGGGGCAACAAAGTGGTCAGCATTGGAACCACGTCCTTGCGCATTCTGGAAAGTTCGGCACGGGAAACAGGCGTAATCGCGGCCTTTTCAGGAGAAACATCGATCTTCATCACGCCTGGCTACCGGTTCAAAGCGATCGATGCATTGATGACCAATTTCCATCTGCCGCGGTCGACGCTCTTCATGCTGGTCTCGGCGCTGTCTGGATTGGACACCATGCGGGCCGCCTATACCCACGCCATTGAAAATGAATACCGCTTTTACAGCTACGGTGACGCATCCTTGTTGTTCCCGGCAAAAGGCGCCGATCAGGACATGTCCTCATGA
- a CDS encoding peptidylprolyl isomerase gives MADYKDPENTLLMETTQGSVVIEMRPDLAPNHVARIKELVREGFYDGIVFHRVIEGFMAQTGCPHGTGTGGSGKKLKAEFNAEPHVRGVCSMARAQDPNSGDSQFFICFGDATFLDNQYTAWGKVIEGMENVDKIKRGEPVQNPDNIVSIKVAADAA, from the coding sequence ATGGCTGACTACAAAGACCCGGAAAACACATTGCTGATGGAAACAACCCAAGGGTCCGTTGTCATCGAAATGCGCCCGGACTTGGCCCCGAACCATGTTGCCCGCATCAAGGAACTGGTGCGTGAAGGGTTTTATGACGGCATCGTTTTTCACCGCGTGATCGAAGGTTTCATGGCGCAGACCGGCTGTCCGCATGGCACCGGCACCGGCGGATCGGGCAAGAAGCTGAAAGCCGAATTCAACGCTGAACCGCATGTCCGTGGTGTCTGTTCCATGGCGCGCGCGCAAGATCCGAACTCCGGTGACAGCCAGTTCTTTATCTGCTTCGGTGATGCGACCTTCCTCGATAACCAGTACACCGCATGGGGCAAGGTCATCGAGGGCATGGAAAACGTCGACAAGATCAAGCGCGGCGAGCCGGTTCAAAACCCGGACAACATCGTATCGATCAAGGTCGCTGCTGACGCAGCCTAA
- a CDS encoding peptidylprolyl isomerase — protein MLPAVNAQAQDLENTLYLDLKDGRVEIRLRPDIAPNHVARIKELARAGFYDGIIFHRVIDGFMAQTGDPTGTGRGGSDKPDLKEEFSIAPFKRGTLGMARSSSPNSANSQFFIMFANGDWLNGQYTVFGEVVKGMEHVDNITKGEPPANPDKIIKMQVAADAG, from the coding sequence ATGTTGCCTGCAGTAAATGCGCAGGCTCAGGATCTGGAAAACACCCTTTATTTGGACCTGAAAGATGGCCGGGTTGAAATCCGTTTGCGTCCGGACATCGCACCCAATCATGTTGCGCGTATCAAAGAACTTGCCCGGGCCGGATTCTATGACGGCATCATCTTTCACCGCGTGATCGACGGTTTCATGGCTCAAACGGGTGACCCGACCGGAACCGGACGCGGGGGCTCCGACAAGCCGGATTTGAAAGAAGAGTTTTCCATTGCGCCGTTTAAACGCGGCACGCTCGGCATGGCCCGCTCTTCCAGCCCGAACAGTGCAAACTCGCAGTTCTTCATCATGTTCGCCAATGGCGACTGGCTGAATGGCCAATACACCGTGTTTGGTGAAGTCGTTAAGGGTATGGAACACGTCGACAACATCACCAAGGGGGAGCCGCCGGCAAACCCGGACAAGATCATCAAGATGCAAGTGGCCGCAGACGCCGGTTAA
- the coaD gene encoding pantetheine-phosphate adenylyltransferase, producing the protein MTRIALYPGSFDPVTNGHMDILRQSLALADKVVVAIGIHPGKTPLFSFEERVDLIKASAASEFSADEAKRVEIIAFSGLVVNAAREHGATILVRGLRDGTDLDYEMQMAGMNQTMAPDIQTVFLPASPTVRHITATLVRQISKMGGEIKDFVPDPVAEPVRQRAKPGQV; encoded by the coding sequence ATGACTCGTATCGCGCTTTACCCGGGTTCATTTGATCCGGTTACCAACGGCCACATGGATATCCTGCGTCAGTCCCTTGCGCTGGCGGACAAGGTGGTGGTGGCCATTGGCATTCACCCAGGCAAAACGCCGTTGTTTTCCTTCGAAGAACGGGTGGACTTGATTAAGGCCTCTGCGGCGTCGGAATTTTCTGCAGATGAGGCAAAACGGGTCGAAATCATCGCCTTTTCCGGCCTAGTCGTAAACGCGGCCCGTGAACATGGCGCGACCATACTGGTTCGAGGTCTGCGTGATGGCACCGACCTTGACTACGAAATGCAGATGGCCGGCATGAACCAGACGATGGCGCCGGACATTCAAACAGTCTTTTTGCCGGCATCTCCGACTGTCCGCCATATTACCGCGACGTTGGTCCGGCAAATCTCGAAGATGGGCGGAGAGATAAAGGACTTTGTGCCTGACCCTGTCGCCGAGCCGGTGCGCCAGCGGGCAAAACCGGGCCAAGTTTGA
- a CDS encoding phosphopantetheine adenylyltransferase, with protein sequence MRSSHTTNQPFATEAKAMDPFAHVKMASIFVLAVLTVLLAGVFGMNASSASQAQEAGMPAAQGMIASKSDRKSGPDVQDCKNQTWGAWSAKCAAELTGASKVRTVSFVTVEKQPMTVNQTILARYPANN encoded by the coding sequence ATGAGGAGCAGTCACACCACCAACCAACCTTTTGCAACAGAAGCAAAAGCGATGGACCCGTTTGCCCATGTCAAAATGGCATCAATCTTTGTTTTAGCAGTGCTGACTGTTTTGCTTGCCGGAGTGTTCGGCATGAATGCCAGCAGCGCCTCTCAGGCTCAAGAAGCTGGTATGCCAGCGGCCCAGGGCATGATCGCCTCCAAGTCGGATCGCAAATCTGGCCCGGACGTTCAAGACTGCAAAAACCAGACCTGGGGTGCGTGGAGCGCAAAATGTGCCGCTGAACTGACCGGCGCTTCCAAGGTCCGTACCGTCTCTTTTGTCACGGTTGAAAAACAACCGATGACCGTCAATCAAACCATTCTGGCCCGCTACCCGGCCAACAACTGA